A genomic window from Planococcus rifietoensis includes:
- a CDS encoding galactokinase yields MMTQPDLLQNYQDIFQTTDTPRSFFAPGRINLIGEHTDYNGGHVFPAAISLGTYAIARKRADQTLRFYSMNFPDAGIIECTLSDLSFNSDHDWANFPKGMIHTFIENGFSIPSGMDVLFYGDIPNGAGLSSSASIEMATGVVLEELFDLEIERLQMIRLGQKVENDYLGVNSGIMDQFAIGKGKKDHAMLLDCQTLKFSYAPVELNGYEIVIINSNKQRTLAASKYNERRSECEQALADLQKELPIDSLGELSGEQFEQHKHLITNDINRKRAKHAVYENERTVRALSELEQGHIEAFGNLMNASHVSLRDDYEVTGAELDKIAETAWSHPGVIGARMTGAGFGGCAIAIVEQAQIDNFKKTLTTVYSEDFGYPPSFYETKISDGAKELVEEWQL; encoded by the coding sequence ATGATGACACAGCCAGATTTGCTGCAAAACTACCAGGATATCTTTCAGACCACTGACACACCGCGTTCTTTTTTCGCACCCGGCCGCATCAATTTGATCGGTGAACATACCGATTACAATGGTGGCCATGTGTTTCCAGCCGCGATCTCACTTGGCACTTACGCCATCGCGAGAAAACGCGCTGACCAAACATTGCGCTTTTATTCGATGAACTTTCCGGATGCCGGCATCATCGAGTGCACACTTAGCGATTTATCCTTCAACTCAGATCACGACTGGGCGAACTTCCCGAAAGGCATGATCCACACATTCATCGAAAACGGTTTTTCAATTCCTTCGGGCATGGATGTCTTATTTTATGGAGACATCCCAAACGGCGCTGGCCTTTCCTCTTCTGCCTCCATTGAAATGGCGACAGGCGTTGTGCTAGAAGAGCTATTCGATTTGGAGATTGAGCGTCTGCAGATGATCCGCCTTGGGCAGAAAGTGGAAAACGATTACCTCGGCGTCAACAGCGGCATCATGGACCAATTCGCCATCGGCAAAGGCAAAAAAGACCATGCGATGCTGCTGGATTGCCAAACACTGAAATTCAGTTATGCACCGGTCGAATTGAACGGTTACGAGATCGTTATCATCAATTCCAATAAACAACGGACACTTGCCGCATCCAAGTACAACGAACGCCGCAGCGAATGCGAACAGGCTTTGGCAGATTTGCAAAAAGAATTGCCGATCGACAGCCTGGGCGAACTGTCCGGCGAGCAATTCGAACAGCACAAGCATTTGATCACAAACGATATCAACCGGAAACGCGCCAAGCACGCCGTCTACGAAAATGAGCGGACCGTGCGTGCGCTCAGCGAACTGGAGCAAGGCCATATCGAAGCGTTCGGAAACTTGATGAATGCCTCCCACGTCTCGCTTCGTGACGATTACGAAGTCACCGGCGCAGAACTCGATAAAATTGCGGAGACGGCCTGGAGCCATCCGGGTGTCATCGGCGCGCGGATGACCGGGGCAGGATTCGGCGGCTGTGCGATTGCGATCGTCGAGCAAGCACAGATCGACAATTTCAAAAAAACACTGACAACAGTCTATAGCGAAGATTTCGGCTATCCCCCATCGTTTTACGAAACGAAAATTTCGGACGGAGCAAAAGAGCTAGTAGAGGAGTGGCAATTATGA
- a CDS encoding ROK family transcriptional regulator — protein sequence MRQGSFQWMKSMNKSIILNKIRTQGPISRAQIARETNLTRPTVSSNVKELIDQNIVEESDIGQSQGGRKPTMLVINHGAFCILGVDAGPDSIECIVADLSGKVLERSETQLQLPTDNEKFLDALKRCIQNCLVKAAGKDVVGIGVAMHGVVDVKTGVSLVAPNLGLADIPIKEELENTFGLEVKVENDARAMALGEFWFGDHGELESMLAVNIGRGVGAGMIIGGKLYHGSSDIAGEIGHMTIDLNGQVCECGNRGCLQTFVAGPAITRNISEKTAQSLSAEQVFEQALDGNKACIEVLTQAGRAMGVGLTNLIHIINPEKIVLGGGVSKAQQFILPAIRETIQASALTQSASRTQVEITKLGDDATLIGAVTLLLVDVFELT from the coding sequence ATGCGCCAAGGCAGCTTTCAATGGATGAAATCGATGAACAAATCGATCATCCTCAATAAAATCAGGACGCAAGGGCCAATCTCCAGGGCGCAGATTGCGCGCGAGACCAACTTGACTCGCCCGACAGTGAGCAGCAATGTAAAAGAACTGATCGACCAAAACATTGTCGAAGAAAGCGATATTGGCCAATCGCAAGGCGGCCGCAAGCCGACGATGCTAGTCATCAATCACGGCGCTTTTTGCATTCTCGGGGTGGATGCCGGACCGGATTCGATCGAATGCATCGTGGCAGACCTCTCTGGAAAAGTGCTTGAAAGATCCGAAACCCAATTGCAATTGCCAACCGATAATGAAAAATTTCTCGACGCCTTGAAACGCTGCATCCAGAACTGCCTCGTGAAAGCAGCAGGAAAAGACGTCGTCGGCATCGGAGTTGCGATGCATGGGGTGGTGGATGTCAAAACAGGTGTATCTTTGGTGGCACCGAATTTAGGGCTTGCCGATATCCCGATCAAAGAAGAGCTTGAGAACACGTTCGGTTTGGAAGTGAAAGTGGAAAACGATGCACGCGCCATGGCGCTCGGGGAGTTTTGGTTCGGCGACCATGGTGAACTCGAGAGCATGCTTGCGGTCAATATCGGCCGTGGCGTGGGCGCAGGGATGATCATCGGCGGAAAGCTATATCATGGTTCCTCTGATATCGCCGGGGAGATCGGCCATATGACAATCGACCTGAACGGTCAGGTGTGCGAATGCGGCAACCGAGGCTGCCTGCAGACCTTTGTCGCGGGACCCGCAATCACGCGGAACATCAGCGAGAAAACAGCGCAATCACTGAGTGCAGAACAAGTTTTCGAACAAGCGCTGGATGGCAATAAAGCATGCATCGAGGTACTGACACAAGCCGGAAGGGCGATGGGCGTTGGGTTGACCAATCTGATCCATATCATCAATCCAGAAAAAATCGTTCTCGGCGGCGGCGTTTCCAAAGCACAGCAATTCATCCTGCCGGCAATCCGTGAAACGATTCAGGCGTCTGCATTGACGCAATCGGCAAGCCGGACGCAAGTGGAAATTACCAAGCTTGGCGACGACGCCACGTTAATCGGGGCAGTGACGCTGTTGTTGGTGGACGTCTTTGAACTGACGTAA
- a CDS encoding aldose epimerase family protein, which translates to MAITKKTFGQINGHDITRYTLTNDKGFQVSCLDYGCIITEILAPDRDGLLENVVLGFDTWEEYGSNPHYFGAVVGRFAGRIQEGAFTIEGTDYQLAKNSDGQHLHGGPGGFHAAVWKTKMIETENESIVEFTHFSPDGEEGFPGNLTMTVRYIVKNDENQLTISYFANSDKTTLLNVTNHSYFNLSGDFKRTIVDHQLTIPSGHYAELNSDMLPTGKLVPVEEDPLFDFRKGRTIREGTDSKHPQIELVGGGYDHPFLLDKEVRPVIVLKDEESGRSLQVETTEPAVVLYTANHIGGPYSFKGVAAQNQLGLCLETQGMPDSIHHPHFPSAILKAEEAFESRTVYRFV; encoded by the coding sequence ATGGCAATTACTAAAAAAACATTCGGCCAAATCAATGGCCATGATATCACGCGCTATACATTGACGAACGACAAGGGTTTTCAAGTCTCGTGTCTCGACTACGGCTGCATCATCACGGAAATCCTGGCGCCAGACCGAGACGGCTTGTTGGAGAATGTTGTACTCGGCTTCGATACATGGGAAGAGTACGGAAGCAATCCGCATTATTTCGGTGCCGTCGTCGGGCGTTTTGCCGGCCGTATCCAAGAAGGCGCTTTTACAATAGAAGGAACGGATTACCAGCTCGCCAAAAATTCCGATGGCCAGCATTTGCACGGCGGTCCTGGCGGCTTTCACGCGGCCGTCTGGAAAACGAAAATGATTGAAACCGAAAACGAGTCGATTGTAGAATTTACCCATTTCAGCCCGGACGGAGAAGAAGGGTTTCCCGGGAATCTAACGATGACGGTTCGCTACATCGTGAAAAACGATGAAAATCAATTGACGATTTCCTACTTCGCGAACTCCGATAAAACGACCTTGCTGAACGTCACCAACCATTCCTACTTCAATTTGAGCGGCGATTTCAAGCGGACGATTGTGGATCATCAACTGACGATCCCAAGCGGCCACTACGCAGAGTTAAACAGCGACATGCTGCCGACGGGGAAACTGGTGCCGGTAGAGGAAGATCCGCTATTTGATTTCCGCAAAGGCAGAACCATCCGCGAAGGGACAGACTCTAAGCATCCGCAAATCGAACTGGTCGGCGGCGGCTATGACCACCCATTCCTATTGGATAAAGAAGTACGACCGGTGATCGTGCTTAAAGACGAGGAAAGCGGGCGCAGTTTGCAGGTTGAAACAACAGAGCCGGCAGTCGTCTTGTACACCGCCAACCATATCGGCGGCCCGTATTCATTCAAAGGCGTGGCGGCTCAAAACCAGCTCGGGCTATGCCTCGAAACGCAAGGCATGCCAGATTCCATCCATCATCCGCATTTTCCTTCTGCGATATTGAAAGCAGAGGAAGCGTTTGAGTCGCGGACTGTGTATCGGTTTGTGTAG